The Spirochaetaceae bacterium genomic sequence CGTTCCCGACTCCGGAACCGGCGAGTTGGCCGGGATTTCGGGCACACTTGAGATCGACAGCGCCGCGGTAGGCCACTCCTACGTCCTCGAGTACCGGGATCGATGACCGAGAGCTGCGTCGCGAAGCTGCGGGATCAATTTCGGCGCCCACACGATGCCGGCGGCGGCGCGTGGGACGCGACGTAGTTGCCGGTCAGGCTTGCGCGGCCGCCAGCAGGGCGGCGATCTCATGGTGGCCGCGGCGCCGCGCCCAGGCTTGCGCCCGCGCCCACGCGGGGACCGACGCCGGCTCCGAAGGCCCGCGGTGGTCAAGCAGGAACTGCACGAACTCGCGCTGCCCGCGGCGCGCCGCCCAGCCCAGCGGCGTGGAACGGAACTCCTCGTCGACCGCGTCGGGGTCGGCGCCGAACTCCAGGAACAAGCGTGCGGCGTCGGCGTCGCCGCTGCCGGCCTGGTGGTGCAGCGGGCGGATCTGCTGCCAGTTGGGCAGGTCGGGGTCCATGCCGTGCTCCAGCAACAGCCGCGCCAACGGCAGCGAGCGCCACAGGTAGGTCTGGCAGTAGGTGACCACCGGCGGCACCCTCAGGCCGCGTGCCAGCAGCAGGCGCAGCAGCCCCTCGTGGCCCGACGCCACGCAGTGGGTAAAGCCCTGCTCCGCCGCCGCCTCGTCGAACAGCGCCGGCCGCGCGTCGAGCAGTGCGGCAATGGTGTCCGTCGACCCGCGGTGGAAGTGCTCCGCCAGCCCCAGGCGGCCGCCGTGGCGGTACAGGAGGGCGCGCACGCCGGCATCCTCCGCGGCCGAGGTGGGCGTGCCGGAGGACTCCACCTCGGCGTTGGGGTCGGCGCCGGCCGCCAGCAACAGCTCGGCGATGGTGCGATGGCCGTGGCGGGCGGCCGCCCACAGGGCATAGCCGCGCGGACAGTTCGGACCTTCGCGGAGGTTGGGATCGGCGCCGGCATCCAACAGCAGCCGCACGATGCGCTCGTGGCCGCGCTCGGCGGCGGCCGACAGCGCTCGCTTGCCGCACTCCTCGGGCCGGTCGGCTGCCCCGGCACCACCACCACCAAGCAGCTCTTCTACCCGCGCCGCGTCGTCCAGGGCGGCGGCTGCCGT encodes the following:
- a CDS encoding ankyrin repeat domain-containing protein, with the translated sequence MSVMPAASGPLLIKPRELDGGRGMATWEVLTAARAGDAAALRAALERDSTLANAAYWYMPPLHFAVREGHLEAVRLLVAAGADLTHRNALYGNDTLLQMAEDRGHDQVAGYLRRELRRRLASAGTRHPIHAALAAGDAPALERLLDADRRLANRGDHLGRRPLHYAVEAGRRDLVDLLLDAGAAVDTPGFGGDDRIGGAGFRPLALALWHNPYWRQRNDYATARHLLDRGAAYSITAAAALDDAARVEELLGGGGAGAADRPEECGKRALSAAAERGHERIVRLLLDAGADPNLREGPNCPRGYALWAAARHGHRTIAELLLAAGADPNAEVESSGTPTSAAEDAGVRALLYRHGGRLGLAEHFHRGSTDTIAALLDARPALFDEAAAEQGFTHCVASGHEGLLRLLLARGLRVPPVVTYCQTYLWRSLPLARLLLEHGMDPDLPNWQQIRPLHHQAGSGDADAARLFLEFGADPDAVDEEFRSTPLGWAARRGQREFVQFLLDHRGPSEPASVPAWARAQAWARRRGHHEIAALLAAAQA